One segment of Drosophila mauritiana strain mau12 chromosome 3R, ASM438214v1, whole genome shotgun sequence DNA contains the following:
- the LOC117142611 gene encoding uncharacterized protein LOC117142611 isoform X1, giving the protein MNWATIIVAIILLLPASQQSFIRSESLELKVLSYNPTYDFWFFVPTGRPKVVTQNVQNAYWAARTQGGVCFTDLWFYCATGIQIEE; this is encoded by the exons ATGAACTGGGCTACCATAATAGTTGCAATTATCCTGCTGCTGCCAGCCAGTCAGCAAAG CTTTATTAGATCCGAAAGTTTGGAGCTCAAGGTGCTGTCGTACAATCCCACATACGATTTCTGGTTTTTCGTGCCAACTGGCAGACCAAAGGTGGTTACTCAGAATGTACAGAATGCATATTGGGCTGCTCGGACACAAGGAGGTGTTTGCTTCACAGATCTGTGGTTCTACTGTGCAACTGGCATCCAAATAGAAGAGTAA
- the LOC117142611 gene encoding uncharacterized protein LOC117142611 isoform X2, which yields MNWATIIVAIILLLPASQQRSESLELKVLSYNPTYDFWFFVPTGRPKVVTQNVQNAYWAARTQGGVCFTDLWFYCATGIQIEE from the exons ATGAACTGGGCTACCATAATAGTTGCAATTATCCTGCTGCTGCCAGCCAGTCAGCAAAG ATCCGAAAGTTTGGAGCTCAAGGTGCTGTCGTACAATCCCACATACGATTTCTGGTTTTTCGTGCCAACTGGCAGACCAAAGGTGGTTACTCAGAATGTACAGAATGCATATTGGGCTGCTCGGACACAAGGAGGTGTTTGCTTCACAGATCTGTGGTTCTACTGTGCAACTGGCATCCAAATAGAAGAGTAA